The Vicinamibacterales bacterium region GGCCGGTGATCACCGCGGGCAGCCCATTCTAGTCGACGCCGGGGCATCCTGCCGCGGCGCGTCTTCCCGGCGCGGACGCGCCATCACTCAGGACACCGGTGAAGGTCGCCTGTAACGCTCCCGCCGGTCGCGGCACTTCCTGTCAGAACGCACGAAACCACGGCGTCCAACAAGGAGTCGCACCGACATGTTCACGATCGCCAGCCTTCTCTTCGCGCTCACACTCGCCGCCCAGGCGCCCGCGCACCCGCATCAGGGCGCGCCGAAGACCAGCGCCAGCACGGCGTACGACGATCTGAAGTGGGAAATCATGGTTCCGGAGCTCGGCGCCGACTCGCCGCAGGCGGCGATCCTGCGCGTCGATCCGAAGACGCAGGCGACGCAGCTCCTGATTCGCATCCCCAGGCAGATCCACGTGCCGATGCACTGGCACAGCGCCAACGAGACTCACACGGTGATCAAGGGAACGTTCGTCTTCGAGCACGAAGGGGCGCGGCACGAGCTGGGCCCGGGCGGCTTCAACTACCTGCCCGCGCGCATGCACCACCAGGCGTGGGCGTCCGACGACGCGCTCGTCTTCATCACCGTGGACGCGGGGTGGGACGTCAACTGGGTCAGCGGCCCGCCGACCAGGAGCAATCTGGGCAAGCGGCCGCCGACGCGCTGACACGCTGCCGCGACGGCGCGGCGCGACTTGACCACGGCTGGGACGGCTGTTAGCGTCCCAGTCGTGCAGGAGATCTCAGGCGCGGGTCCGGCCACCGCGAGCGACGCCGACGTCGCGAAAGCGATCGCGACGGCGTCACCCGGTTCGGCGCAGGCGGCAGAGGCCGAGCTGTACCGGCGCTTCGCGCGCCGCGTGCGGCTGTACGGCATCAAGCACCTGCGCGACGCCGCGGCCGCCGACGACCTCGCGCAGGAGGTCCTGCTCCTCACCATCGAACGGCTGCGCGCGGGCGAAGTCCGGAATCCCGACGAGATCGGCTCCTTCATTCTCGGCACGAGCCGGATGCTGGCCGGTTCCGCGGAGCGCAAGACCCGGCGCCGGGAGCATCTGACGTCGCAGTTCCACGTGCCGGAACTCTACGCCGCGGCGACCGAGGACGCGACGGACATCGGGGCGGTGGAGCGCTGCCTGCGTCAACTCGCCGAGCGCGACCGCCGCGTGCTGGTGCTGACCTTCTATGCCGAGAAGAGCTCGGCGGACATTGCCGCGGATCTCGGACTGACCGGCGCCGCGGTTCGGGTTGCACGCCATCGCGCGCTCGAGCGCCTGCGCGACTGCGTCGGCCTGCACGGAGCGAGGACGACATGACCGGAATGCGCTGCGGCGCGCCCATTGCCTTCGCCGACGTCGCCGACTACTGGGCCGGCGAGTTGAGCGGCGCGGACGAAGCGCGCATCGAAGACCACGTGTTCACCTGCGCCGAGTGCGCGCGGCAGCTCGAGGCGGGGGAGGCGCTGGCGCGCGGCATCGCGGCGATGGCACGCCAGGGCCGGCTGCACACCATCGTCACCGACGCCATCCTCAATCGCCTGGCCGCCGACGGCGTGCGCATCCGGATGTTCACGCTCGAAGGCTCCGGCATCGTCCCCTGCGCGGTATGGGCCGACGACGACCTGGTCGTGTCGCGGATCCGCGCCGACTTCACCGGCGTCGAGACGGTGAGCGTCGTGACGCGCCGCGCCTCCGGCGAAGAGATCCGCCGCGTGTCGGACGTCACCGTGCGGCCGGGGCAGCTGGAGATCCTGAACGCGTTCCCGGCGGCACAGCTCCGCGCGCTTCCCGCGACGCGCGTTCACGTCACCGTGACCGGCAGGGCAGGTTCCGCCGAGCGAACCATCGCGGAGTACACGCTGGAGCACGCCGGCGCGTTCGATCGTGCGCGCAGCACGATGCCGTGATGCCCCAGGGGCGCCGGGACCTCGACCACCTCACGGTTCCTGATCAGCGCGTCCACGGCTCCATCATTCGGCCGCGGCGCTACGGCACGAGGAGCCGGACCGCGTTCTTGCGGCGAGCGCGGTTGTAGGCGGTGATCGCGGCGATCACGTGGCAGATCCAGCCGAGCAGGCCGCCCGAGCCGATCCATAAGCCCGGAGTGACGATCAACCAGAAGATCCCGCGGAGGAAGTCGCCGTTGTAGAACTGGCCGATGCCGGGAACCAACGCGCTGAGCACCGCCGCGACGCCGGGGTTCTTCACGTCCGCCATCTAGCTGACTCCTCTCGGCAGCTCCATGATCCGGATATTGCGGAAGTGAATCTCCGCTCCCTCGGATTCCAGGCAGAGGTAGCCCTTCTTCTGGGTCGATTTGCTGACGCCGTTCACGAACACGCCGTTCACCGCCAGCTTCACGACACCATCGACGGCGACGACGTCGTAGGTGTTCCACTCGCCGCGTCCCTTCGCGCGATTCTCGATCGACATGCTGCGTTCGCCGCGCGGGTTGTCGGGAACCGTCTTGACGCCGCCGACGCCGAACAATTCTCCATGCACGTACGCGACCGGCGGCACACGGCCGTCCCGGGTGTTCAGCTTCGGCCAGTCCAGCTCCAGCATCTGCACTTCGACGCCGTCGGGCAGCCGGCTCTCCGGATCGGGCGTCGCCCGGCTCCAGATGAACACCCCCGAGTTGCCGCCCGGCTCGGTGTGCATCCACTCGATGTGCAGCACGAAGTTCTCGTACTCCCTGGCGCTGCGCATCACGCCGATCGGACGGCCCGAGCAGATCAACACGCCGTCCCGCACCCGCCAGGTGTCCGGCGCGGTGTTCACGTTGACCCACCCGGCCAAATCGCGGCCGTTGAACAGATCGCGGAACTCCTGCGCGCCGGCCGGCAAGCGGCCGTCCGCGAGCAGAAGCGCCGCCAGCAGCGCGATCGTCGGCGCACAGCGGGTCATCACGGTCACCTCGCGGCCATTATCACCCGTCAGGATGCCATTGAGACGGCCGGGCTCGGCCGCTGACGTCGCGCGTCGTCCGCACCGCGAGGTGACCGGACTCGGGAGTTCGTGGGTGTCGGCCGTCGATGCAGGCGGCGGGCCGCGGTAACCTGTGTCGCGCATGTGGCGTACGCCCGATCCCGATCGCTTTGTCGTCGGCGTCAATCTTCCCTGGGTCGGCTACGGGACGGACATCGGCGCGAGCGCGTGGTACCCGGACGTCGGCCTGGCACGGCAGCCGGCGTCGCTCGAGGCGCTCGATCGCGCTTTCGCGACGCTCGCCGGCGACGGCATCCGGGTGGTGCGCGTGTTTCTACTGTGCGATCTGCGATCCGGCGTGCTGTTCGATGCGCACGGCGTGCCGGCGTCGATCGACGCCGCCGTTCTGCCTGACGCCGCGGCGCTGGTCGCCGCGGCGCGCCGGCACGACGTCGGTCTGATGCCCGTGCTGTTCGACTTTCACCTCTGCGCGCCGCAACAGATCGTCGACGGCGTTCAGCTCGGCGGACGATCGCATCTGATTGCAGAGGCAGGGGACGCTGCCATCCTGGTCGATCGCGTCGTCCGGCCGATCGTCGCGGCGTTCGCCGACGAGCCCGCCATCGTCGCCTGGGACGTGATGAACGAGCCGGAGTGGTGCCTGCGCGGTGGCTTGTTCTCCCGCAAACGGGCGATTCCGTTCGCGGCCATGCAAGGTTTTCTCAGAGAGGCGGTGCGCTGCATCCACGACGCGGCCCGACAGCCCGTCACGGTCGGCTCCGCCGGGACGTGGAACCTCGATCTGGTCAGAGGGCTCGAGCTCGACTTCTACCAGGTGCATTGGTACGACCGTTTCGGCTGGGACGCGCTGCGGCGGCCGGTCAGCGAACTCGGGCTCGACGACCGTCCCGCCATTCTCGGGGAATTCTCGGGGCGCAGCGCGCGTCTCCGCGACGTGCTCGACGCGGCGAAGCAGGCGGGCTACGAGGGAGCGCTGGTCTGGTCGATGCTCGCCGGCGACGAGCACTCGGCCTACCCGCCGGCGCTCGCCGAGTGGATCAGGTCCGGGCGGCCAGATGCGTCTTGAGGAAGCGCCCGGTGTGGGAAGCCTTGCTGCGGGTCACGTCCTCCGGCGTTCCGGCGGCGACGACGCGCCCGCCGGCGTGCCCGCCTTCGGGCCCGAGATCGATGACGTGATCGGCGGTCTTGATGACGTCCATGTGATGCTCGATCAGGATCACGGTGTGTCCCGCGTCGACCAGCTGGTTCAAGGCCAGGAGCAGCCGCTCGATGTCCGCCAGGTGCAGCCCGGTCGTCGGCTCGTCGAGGATGTACACGGTGTGCTTCGCGCGCTGCAGCTTGCTCAGTTCGGTCGCGATCTTGATGCGCTGCGCTTCGCCGCCTGACAGGGTCGTCGAGGACTGCCCGAGGGTGAGGTAGCCGAGCCCGAGCGCGTCGAGCACCTCGATCTTGCGCGCCAGCGCCGGTTCGGTCTTGAAGAACGTCACTCCTTCTTCGATCGACATGTTGAGCACGTCCGCTATCGTCTTGCCGCGGACGGTGACTTCCAGCGTGTCGCTGTTGAATCGCGCCCCCTTGCAGGCGCCGCACGTCACCTCGACGTCCGGCATGAAGTAGAGCTGCGTGGTGATCGAGCCTTCGCCCTGGCACTCCTCGCAGCGGCCGCCCTTCACGTTGAAGCTGAAGCGTCCGGGCTGGTACTCCCGCTCGACCGAAAGGGGCGCGGCCGCGAAGAGATCGCGGATGGTGTCGTAGAAGCCGACGTAGGTCGCGGGGTTCGAGCGGCTGTTGCGGCCGATCGGCGACTGGTCGATGCTCACCACCTTGTGGACGTGCTCGAGGCCGTCGACGCCGTCGTGCGCGCCGGGCAGCGTGCGGGTGTCTTCGAGCCGCTTCCACAGCGCCTTGTAGAGAATCTCGTTGATCAGCGTACTCTTGCCGGACCCCGACGCGCCGGTGATGGCGACCAGCTTTCCGAGCGGGATCCGGACCGCGATGTTCTTCAGATTGTTCTCGCGCGCACCGCGGATGAGGAGCGAGTGGCCGTTGCCGCCGCGCCGGCGGCCGGGCACCGGGATGGCCCGCCTGCCCGAGAAGAACTGGCCGGTCGGGGACGCCTTGCACTTCATGACGTCGGCGAGCGTGCCCTCGGCGACGACCCGCCCGCCGTGGACGCCCGGTCCCGGTCCCATCTCGATGACGTGATCGGCGGCGCGGATCGTGTCCTCGTCGTGTTCGACGACGATGACGGTGTTGCCGATGTCGCGGAGGCTCTTCAGCGTCGCGATCATCTTGGCGTTGTCCTTGGGGTGGAGCCCGATGCTCGGCTCGTCGAGCACGTAGAGCATGCCCATCAGGCCGGAGCCGATCTGTGTCGACAGCCGGATGCGCTGCGACTCGCCGCCCGAGAGCGTGCCGGAGCGGCGGTTGAAGTTCAGGTAGTCGAGACCGATCCCCAGCAGCAGCTGGAGCCGTGCGCGGATCTCGTTGAGGACCTGGCGCCCGGCGTCGGCGCCGCGGCCGGACGGCTTGATCGTCTGCAGGAAGGCCTGCAGCTCGTCGAAGTTCAGCTGCCCGACGTCGTAGAGCGTCCGTCCGGCAATGGTGAAGAGCAGCCGCGTGGCGCGCACGCGCGCGCCCTTGCAGTCCGGGCAGACGTGCTCGACCATCACCTTGTCGAGCCACGCTTCCATGCGCGAGTTCACTTCGCCGCGCTGCCGGTAGCGCCGGTAGTACCGCTCGATCCGGCGCGCGATGCCGCCGAAGCCGACTTCGCGCCCCTCCTGGTCGGGCGGCAGCTTCACCTTCGCCTCCGGCGGGGAGGCGATGCGCACCTTCGCCGGCTCGATCCCGTAAAGGATCGCGTGCCGCACGTGCTCGGGCAACTGCGTCCACGGCGTATCGAGACCGAATCCGAGCTTCCGGGACAGGCTGTACATCAGGCGGCCGTCCCACGTGTCCGGGTTGTACTTGAACGCCTCGCGCACGAAGCAGCCGCCGAGAATGCTGCGCCTGGGATCCGGAACCAGCAGCTCCGGGTGGGTGAGCTTGTCCACACCGAGGCCGCCGCACGTACGGCACGCGCTCTCGGGGTTGTTGAACATGAAGAAGTCCGGCCCGATCTCGCCGTAGACGAAGTGCTGGGACGGGCTCGTGACGGACTTGTACAGGCGCTCCGCGTCGGCCTTGCCCGCGCCCTTGCCGGCATGGAGCTGGATCAGCCCGTCGCCGACGAGCAGCGCGGCGGCGATCCCCGCCTTGATCGCCTTCTCGTGCCGCCGGCCGACGACGAACCGGTCGACGATCGCGTCCATGTGCTCGACGTCCGACGCCTCCAGCTCGGTCTTCTCCGACAGATCGATCGGCCGGCCGTCGACGATCAGGCGGCGCACGCCCTTCTTGCGCAGCTCGGTGAAGACGTACTCCAGATCCTCGCCGTAGACCTTGAAGACCGGCGCGCGCAGCTCGATCTCGGCTCCCTCCGGCAGGGCGAGAATCGCCTCGAGAATCTGGCTCGCGCTGCGGCTCGGCGTCGGCTCGCCGGTCCGCGGGCAGTGGGGCTGGGCGATGGTCGCGAACAGCAGGTTCAGATAGCTCGCGATGTCGGTCATCGTGCCCACGGTGGAGCGCGGATTGTTCGCGAGCGTCTTCTGCTCGATCGAGATCACCGGGGAGAGCCCGAACACGAAGTCGACGTCGGGCTTGGTCACCTGCGCGATGAACCGTTTGGCGAAGGTGGACAGCGATTCCATGTAGCGGCGCTGCCCCTCCGCGTAGATGGTGTCGAACGCGAGGCTCGACTTGCCCGAGCCCGACAGCCCGGTGATGACGACGAGCCGATCGCGGGGAATCTCGATCGAGATGTTCTTCAGATTGTGGACGCGGGCCCCCTGCACGGCCACCGTCGTGCGCGCCGTCCGTGATCGTGTCATCGCCGTCCCGTGCCCGGCTCGCCTGGTTCCCAGTGTTCGTCGTCCAGCGGGTCCGCCGCCGGCTGGAGGTGCACGAATGCCAGCTCCTGCACCATCGCCGTGCTTCGCTTCGTGAGCCGGACCGGCAGCGAGACCTTGCCGATCAGTCTCTGATCGGCGAGATACTCGCAGGCGATCGTCACGCCGTCGACGCCCAGCGTCCGGGTGAAGTGATGCTCGATCTCGGCGCAGCCGCGCGCCTCGCCGGCGTCGCGCAGGTACTTGAAGACCGCGGCGAACAGGGCCGGCGTGCGGTCGGCGAGGTAGCGGTCGACGGTTGCGAGCGCGGTGTCGATGCGGGCCCGCGTCACCGGCTGATGCAGCAGACTGGTGTAGATCGCCGAAAAGACAGCAGGGTTCAACGTCAGCGCCTCCGGAATGACCTCGCGCCCGGCGACGCGCCCGGCGCCGATCACCTCGATCATCGCCAGCGGCGTCGCGGTGTACAGCAGCCACAGCGCGGCGTAGTCCAGATCGCCGCGCGTGATCAGCCACTTGTGCGCCTTGTAGAGCGGCCCCAGCGCGGCGGTTGCCGCCCGCAGCAGCTGCAGCTCGCGATCCCGCTCCCCCAGCGTGTGCAGGGTGTCGCACAGCTGCGCGATCGTCTGGTCGTGGGTGTAGAGCAGCCGTCCCTTGGCGAGGAACGAGTGCATGAACGAGTTCTGCAGCGATCCCTGCACCAGCTTGCGGAACGCGGCGCGCGTGATCAGCATCGCGTGGACGTTCACGCCGTCGGCGTAGAGCGAGATGCTGTCCGCCGCGATCTTCGCTTCGTCGATCGTGATCAGCACCAGGTCGACGTCCGACTTGTCCCAGACGGTGTCGTGAGCCAGGCTGCCGCCGAGGATCGCGGCCAGGATGCTGGTGTCGCCGCGCAGTTGCGCGGCGAGCGCGTCAACGGCGGCGGTGAACGCTCGGCGGGGGTCGCGTGGAGGCATGCGGCGCCGGTACTCCGGCGAAGCATAACGCACACTAGAATGCGAGCCGGCATGCGTGCCCAATTCATCCCGCCGATGGCGGCGGAGCTGGTCGAACGCCTCCCCGAGGGAGACGACTGGTTCTACGAGCTGAAGCTCGATGGCTATCGAGCGCTCGTCATCAAGAACGGCGCCGAGGTCCGGCTGCGGTCGCGCAACGACAAGGATCTGACGCGCGCGTATCCGGAGGTGGTGAGCGCCGGCCGCCGTCTGACGGCGCAATCCGCCGTGATTGACGGCGAGGTGGTCGCCGTCGACGCCGCCGGCCGCCCGTCGTTCCAGGCGCTGCAGCACCGCTCGGCGCACGCCGGCCATGCGATCGTGTTCTACGCGTTCGACCTGCTGCACGTGAACGGCGAAAGCCTCGAGGCGCGCCCGCTGAAGGAACGGCGCGCGAAGCTTCCGGCCATCGTCGGCAGTTCCGGACTGCTCCTGTCGGAGCCGCTGCCGGGCAGCGCCGGCGAGGTCGCCGAGGCCGTACGCGCGCTGGGCCTCGAGGGGGTGATCGCCAAGCGCTGGAGCTCGCGCTACAGCGCCGGCCAGCGCGGCGGCGCGTGGGTGAAGCTCAAGCTCGACAGGCAGCAGGAGTTCGTCATCGGCGGCTACCGGCCCGGGCCGTACGGCATCGACGCGCTGCTGGTGGGCGTGTTCGAGGGGCGCGACCTGCGCTTCGCCGGCAAGGTCCGCGCCGGCTTCACGCCCCGGCTCCGCCGTGAGGTCGCCGCCGCCCTCGCGCCGCTGCAGGTCGCGCGCTGTCCGTTCCCGGATCTGCCCAACGCCAGACCCTCGCGCTGGGGCGGCGGCGTCACCGCCGAGCAGATGCGCGAGATGCGCTGGGTCGAGCCGCGCCTCGTCGCGCAGGTCCGGTTCGTGGAATGGACCGCGGACGGTCACCTCCGGCACGCCGCATTTCTCGGCCTGCGCACGGACAAGCGCGCGCGCACGATTCGCCGGGAATGACCGGGCGCCGCGCACACCTATAATGGCCGCCACTGGAGGAAGCATGCGCAAGACCGCCATCGGACTCGCGTTCGCCGCCGTGTTGTCGACCGGCGTCTCGGCTCAGGACGCCGCCGGCACCATCGCCGCCGTAAAGAAGGCCATGGGAGCCGAGGCGCTGACCTCGATCACCTATTCGGGCGCCGCGGCGACGGGCAACTTCGGGCAGAGCAAGAACATCGCCGGCCCGCTGGCGATGACGGCGATTGCCGGCTACCGCCGCACGCTCGATCTCAGCCAGCCGTCTTCACGTGCGATCGGCACGACGATGCCGCCGGCGGCGGCGGGAGGTCCGCCGCCGCAGCCGGGCACGTTCAATCAGGGCATCGCGCCGACGGCGACGTGGCCGCAGCAGGTCGAGATCTGGCTCACCCCGTGGGGGTTCCTCCAGGGCGCGGCGGCGAACAACGCCACCGCACGCGCTCAGCGGATCGACGGCAAGCCGTTCACAGCGCTGACCTGGTCGCCGTCCCAGAAAGCTCCGTCCGGGCAGCCCTATCGCGTCATCGGCTATGTCAACGATCGGCAGATGATCGAGCGGGTGGAGACGTGGATCGAGCATCCCGTGATGGGCGACCTGCACGTCGAGCAGAGCTACAGCGACTACCGTGACGTCAACGGCGTGAAAGTGCCGGGACGCATCGTCCAGAAGCGCGGCGGCATGCAGACGTTCGAGGCCACGGTGAACGAAGCGATCGCGAATCCGCCGAACCTGGCGGATTTGCTCCAGCCGCCCACCGCGGGCGGCGGCCGCGCCGGCGGACCCGGCGGGGCGCCCGCCGGACCGCCCGCGCCGCCGGCGGTGCAGTCGGAGAAGCTCGCGGACGGCGTGTTCCGCATCACCGGCGGCTACGTCGCGCTCGCCGTCGAGCTCAGGAACGAGGTCGTGGTCCTCGAGGGCGGGCAGAACGAGGCGCGCGGGCTCGCGGTGATCGGCGAGACGAAGCGGCTCTTTCCGTCGAAGCCGATCCGCTACGTGGTGAACACGCACGCGCACTTCGATCACGCGAGCGGGCTGGCGCCATTCGCGGCGGACGGAGTGACGATCATCACGCACACGAACAATGCCGCGTTCCTCGCCAGAGCGCTCGGCAACGCGCGGACCCTGGCCGGCGACGCGCTCGCGAAATCACGGCGCAAGCCCATGGTGGAAGGCGCCGGCGACAAGCGCGTGCTCACCGACGGCGCCCGGACGATCGAGCTGCACCACGTGAAGGATCTCGAGCACAGCGACGGCATGCTCATCGCCTTCCTGCCGAAAGAGCGCATCCTCTTCACCGGCGACTTCAACGTGCCCGCCGCCGGCCAGCCCGTCAGTCCGGCGATCAGGACGCTGGTCGACAACACCGAGCGACTGAAGCTGGATTTCGAGCGTCATGTGACGGTGCACGCGCCGAATCCCGATCGGCCGCTGACCAAGGCGGACCTGCTCGCGCTGCTGAAAGGCGGCAGCTAGCCGCATCCATCGTGAACCATGCCCAGTCGCACCGATCACGAGATCGTCCTGGCCGCGGGGCGGGAAGTTCCGATCTCGAACCCGCGCAAGATCCTGATTCCCGGCGCGGGCGTGACGAAGCTCGACCTGGTCCGCTACTACCTCGCGGTCGCGGACGGAGCGCTGCGCGCGGCGGGAAACCGGCCGAACGTACTGGTGCGGTATCCGAACGGCATCGACGGCGAGTTCTTCTACCAGAAGCGCGCGCCGGCGTCCCGGCCGCCGTGGATCGACGTGGTCGCGCTGCAGTTTCCTTCCGGGCGCACCGCCGAGGAAGTGGTGCCGCGCGACGCCGCGGCGCTCGCCTGGATGGCGAATCTCGCCTGCCTCGAGCTGCACCCGCATCCGGTTCGTGACGACGACCTCGACCATCCTGACGAGCTGCGCGTCGATCTCGATCCGGTGCCGGGCATCGGCTGGGCGCAGATTCGCCAGGTCGCCGCCGTCGTCCGCGCGACGCTCGTGGACGCGGGGCTCACCGGATGGCCGAAGACCTCCGGATCCAGGGGCATGCACGTCTACGTGCGCATCGAGCGGCGGTGGAGCTTCACCGAGGTCCGCCGCGCGGCGCTGGCGCTGGCGCGTGAAGTCGAGCGGCGCGCGCCGCAGCTCGCCACCAGCAAGTGGTGGAAGGAAGAGCGGCACGGCGTGTTCCTCGACTACAACCAGAACGCGAAGGATCGCACGATCGCGGCGGCCTACTCGGTGCGCCCGCGGCCCGATGCCCGCGTCTCCGCACCGCTGGCGTGGGACGAAGTCGACGCCTGCGAGCCCGGGGACTTCACGCTGCTGACCATGCCCGGCCGATTCGCGGCCATCGGCGACTGCCACGCCGCGATCGACGATCGCGCCGGGTCGCTGGACGCGCTGCTCGAGCTGTCGGCGCGCCAGGAAAAAGAAGGGCAGGGGGACGCGCCATGGCCGCCGCACTACCGCAAGCAGGCGGGTGAAGGTCCGCGCGTCGCTCCTTCGCGCCGGCGGACGCCGGCGCATCCGCTCGTCGAGATCGGGCGCGCGCGAAAGAAGTCGGACGCGCTCGACGG contains the following coding sequences:
- a CDS encoding cupin domain-containing protein; amino-acid sequence: MFTIASLLFALTLAAQAPAHPHQGAPKTSASTAYDDLKWEIMVPELGADSPQAAILRVDPKTQATQLLIRIPRQIHVPMHWHSANETHTVIKGTFVFEHEGARHELGPGGFNYLPARMHHQAWASDDALVFITVDAGWDVNWVSGPPTRSNLGKRPPTR
- a CDS encoding MBL fold metallo-hydrolase — encoded protein: MRKTAIGLAFAAVLSTGVSAQDAAGTIAAVKKAMGAEALTSITYSGAAATGNFGQSKNIAGPLAMTAIAGYRRTLDLSQPSSRAIGTTMPPAAAGGPPPQPGTFNQGIAPTATWPQQVEIWLTPWGFLQGAAANNATARAQRIDGKPFTALTWSPSQKAPSGQPYRVIGYVNDRQMIERVETWIEHPVMGDLHVEQSYSDYRDVNGVKVPGRIVQKRGGMQTFEATVNEAIANPPNLADLLQPPTAGGGRAGGPGGAPAGPPAPPAVQSEKLADGVFRITGGYVALAVELRNEVVVLEGGQNEARGLAVIGETKRLFPSKPIRYVVNTHAHFDHASGLAPFAADGVTIITHTNNAAFLARALGNARTLAGDALAKSRRKPMVEGAGDKRVLTDGARTIELHHVKDLEHSDGMLIAFLPKERILFTGDFNVPAAGQPVSPAIRTLVDNTERLKLDFERHVTVHAPNPDRPLTKADLLALLKGGS
- the uvrA gene encoding excinuclease ABC subunit UvrA, translating into MTRSRTARTTVAVQGARVHNLKNISIEIPRDRLVVITGLSGSGKSSLAFDTIYAEGQRRYMESLSTFAKRFIAQVTKPDVDFVFGLSPVISIEQKTLANNPRSTVGTMTDIASYLNLLFATIAQPHCPRTGEPTPSRSASQILEAILALPEGAEIELRAPVFKVYGEDLEYVFTELRKKGVRRLIVDGRPIDLSEKTELEASDVEHMDAIVDRFVVGRRHEKAIKAGIAAALLVGDGLIQLHAGKGAGKADAERLYKSVTSPSQHFVYGEIGPDFFMFNNPESACRTCGGLGVDKLTHPELLVPDPRRSILGGCFVREAFKYNPDTWDGRLMYSLSRKLGFGLDTPWTQLPEHVRHAILYGIEPAKVRIASPPEAKVKLPPDQEGREVGFGGIARRIERYYRRYRQRGEVNSRMEAWLDKVMVEHVCPDCKGARVRATRLLFTIAGRTLYDVGQLNFDELQAFLQTIKPSGRGADAGRQVLNEIRARLQLLLGIGLDYLNFNRRSGTLSGGESQRIRLSTQIGSGLMGMLYVLDEPSIGLHPKDNAKMIATLKSLRDIGNTVIVVEHDEDTIRAADHVIEMGPGPGVHGGRVVAEGTLADVMKCKASPTGQFFSGRRAIPVPGRRRGGNGHSLLIRGARENNLKNIAVRIPLGKLVAITGASGSGKSTLINEILYKALWKRLEDTRTLPGAHDGVDGLEHVHKVVSIDQSPIGRNSRSNPATYVGFYDTIRDLFAAAPLSVEREYQPGRFSFNVKGGRCEECQGEGSITTQLYFMPDVEVTCGACKGARFNSDTLEVTVRGKTIADVLNMSIEEGVTFFKTEPALARKIEVLDALGLGYLTLGQSSTTLSGGEAQRIKIATELSKLQRAKHTVYILDEPTTGLHLADIERLLLALNQLVDAGHTVILIEHHMDVIKTADHVIDLGPEGGHAGGRVVAAGTPEDVTRSKASHTGRFLKTHLAART
- the ligD gene encoding non-homologous end-joining DNA ligase → MPSRTDHEIVLAAGREVPISNPRKILIPGAGVTKLDLVRYYLAVADGALRAAGNRPNVLVRYPNGIDGEFFYQKRAPASRPPWIDVVALQFPSGRTAEEVVPRDAAALAWMANLACLELHPHPVRDDDLDHPDELRVDLDPVPGIGWAQIRQVAAVVRATLVDAGLTGWPKTSGSRGMHVYVRIERRWSFTEVRRAALALAREVERRAPQLATSKWWKEERHGVFLDYNQNAKDRTIAAAYSVRPRPDARVSAPLAWDEVDACEPGDFTLLTMPGRFAAIGDCHAAIDDRAGSLDALLELSARQEKEGQGDAPWPPHYRKQAGEGPRVAPSRRRTPAHPLVEIGRARKKSDALDGFERWKQRHPDAAAHLQPADVLVDAMRGRFHTWTRVRVNLQHVPAELRPPQEPLDPNDDIAADWHVSDSGRRPRKPSRARTES
- a CDS encoding sigma-70 family RNA polymerase sigma factor, which translates into the protein MQEISGAGPATASDADVAKAIATASPGSAQAAEAELYRRFARRVRLYGIKHLRDAAAADDLAQEVLLLTIERLRAGEVRNPDEIGSFILGTSRMLAGSAERKTRRREHLTSQFHVPELYAAATEDATDIGAVERCLRQLAERDRRVLVLTFYAEKSSADIAADLGLTGAAVRVARHRALERLRDCVGLHGARTT
- a CDS encoding zf-HC2 domain-containing protein produces the protein MTGMRCGAPIAFADVADYWAGELSGADEARIEDHVFTCAECARQLEAGEALARGIAAMARQGRLHTIVTDAILNRLAADGVRIRMFTLEGSGIVPCAVWADDDLVVSRIRADFTGVETVSVVTRRASGEEIRRVSDVTVRPGQLEILNAFPAAQLRALPATRVHVTVTGRAGSAERTIAEYTLEHAGAFDRARSTMP
- a CDS encoding DUF1080 domain-containing protein, with the translated sequence MTRCAPTIALLAALLLADGRLPAGAQEFRDLFNGRDLAGWVNVNTAPDTWRVRDGVLICSGRPIGVMRSAREYENFVLHIEWMHTEPGGNSGVFIWSRATPDPESRLPDGVEVQMLELDWPKLNTRDGRVPPVAYVHGELFGVGGVKTVPDNPRGERSMSIENRAKGRGEWNTYDVVAVDGVVKLAVNGVFVNGVSKSTQKKGYLCLESEGAEIHFRNIRIMELPRGVS
- the ligD gene encoding non-homologous end-joining DNA ligase, whose protein sequence is MRAQFIPPMAAELVERLPEGDDWFYELKLDGYRALVIKNGAEVRLRSRNDKDLTRAYPEVVSAGRRLTAQSAVIDGEVVAVDAAGRPSFQALQHRSAHAGHAIVFYAFDLLHVNGESLEARPLKERRAKLPAIVGSSGLLLSEPLPGSAGEVAEAVRALGLEGVIAKRWSSRYSAGQRGGAWVKLKLDRQQEFVIGGYRPGPYGIDALLVGVFEGRDLRFAGKVRAGFTPRLRREVAAALAPLQVARCPFPDLPNARPSRWGGGVTAEQMREMRWVEPRLVAQVRFVEWTADGHLRHAAFLGLRTDKRARTIRRE